A stretch of DNA from Rhinoraja longicauda isolate Sanriku21f chromosome 9, sRhiLon1.1, whole genome shotgun sequence:
AGCTCATCACCCTCCTTTTCCTGGTCGGCACGTTAATGGTGGCAGTGGAACTGAAGAAGAACCGGCCTCCGGGAGCCATTCCGCCACTCTACAAGGGGAACACCAACAGCTCGGAGAAGCGCCAACATCGGAGGCCCGATGTCCTTGCGTCCAGCCAAGAGGCGCTGGTGGTGACGGAGAGAAAGTACCTGAAGAGTGACTGGTGTAAAACTCAGCCCCTCAGGCAGACCATCAACGAGGATGGGTGCCTGAGTCAGACCGTCATCAACAGGTTCTGCTACGGACAGTGCAACTCCTTCTACATCCCCCGGCACATTAAAAGGGATCAAGAATCGTTCCAGTCCTGCGCTTTCTGTAAACCCCAGAAGTTCACTACCCTGACTGTCAAGCTGAACTGCCCGGACCTGCAGCCTCCCTTCAGGCACAAGAAGATCCAGAGAGTGAAACAGTGCAAGTGCATGTCAGTAAATGTGAATGATTGGAGCAAACAGTGAGATAAGAGAAACAATCACAGCCTCCCTAGTTAGTAGGAAATACACCCAACTTCCAACACATCCATCAGGCCTCAATACTGGTAGAAAGCAAACGTGGTACAAAACCTGCCCTAAAGTGCGAGTAATATTTAAAATTGAACATGACCTGTATTTGTTACTGTATgaagcgctgagttactccagctttctgtgctcagtctgaagaaatgtcaccaattccttttctccagagatgctgcccgatccgctgagttactccagcttttt
This window harbors:
- the grem2b gene encoding gremlin-2b, producing MYQKLITLLFLVGTLMVAVELKKNRPPGAIPPLYKGNTNSSEKRQHRRPDVLASSQEALVVTERKYLKSDWCKTQPLRQTINEDGCLSQTVINRFCYGQCNSFYIPRHIKRDQESFQSCAFCKPQKFTTLTVKLNCPDLQPPFRHKKIQRVKQCKCMSVNVNDWSKQ